The Thermococcus henrietii genome segment CAAGGCCGAGCAGGTTTTTGACCTCGTTCGCGACCTTAATCGGGAATACCGCAACGAGGAGCAGGCCGATGAGAATAACCTCCCAGAACAGGAAGTCCCCCCACTCCAAATCCCCACGCCTGTACTTGCCAATGACGTAGAGCACGAGGGCAAGCACGATTGCGAGTGTAATCATCTGAACGACGTACATTCCCATCACCTCAGCTTGTCGAAGAG includes the following:
- a CDS encoding DUF2304 domain-containing protein, which gives rise to MYVVQMITLAIVLALVLYVIGKYRRGDLEWGDFLFWEVILIGLLLVAVFPIKVANEVKNLLGLGRGLDALFVVAIGVAYLIIFKVYLAVDKTEREITELTRKVAIELEEMNRRLEEIEKKLK